The Nycticebus coucang isolate mNycCou1 chromosome 8, mNycCou1.pri, whole genome shotgun sequence genome has a window encoding:
- the LOC128592501 gene encoding 39S ribosomal protein L42, mitochondrial-like yields the protein MAGTAVKWVISKRSILKRLFPIQNGALYCVCHKSTYSSLPDDYNCKVELALTSDGRTIVCYHPSVDIPCEHTKPIPLPDPVCNNEETHDQVLKTRLTEKSERLEQGPMIEQLSKMFFTTKHRWYPRGQYHTRRKKLNPPKDR from the coding sequence ATGGCTGGAACAGCAGTAAAATGGGTGATATCAAAGAGAAGTATCTTGAAACGTTTATTTCCAATCCAAAATGGAGCTTTATATTGTGTTTGTCATAAATCTACATATTCTTCTCTACCAGATGACTATAATTGCAAAGTGGAGCTTGCTTTGACATCTGATGGCAGGACAATAGTATGCTACCATCCTTCTGTGGACATTCCATGTGAACACACAAAACCTATTCCTCTACCAGATCCTGTGTGTAATAATGAAGAAACACATGATCAAGTGCTGAAAACCAGATTAACAGAAAAAAGTGAACGCCTTGAACAAGGACCCATGATAGAACAACTTAGCAAAATGTTCTTTACTACTAAGCACCGTTGGTATCCTCGTGGACAGTATCACACTCGTCGTAAGAAACTGAATCCTCCAAAGGACAGATGA